A genomic region of Oscillatoria sp. FACHB-1407 contains the following coding sequences:
- a CDS encoding STAS domain-containing protein, producing MEQTIHTTQDGKTVIVLTPTGRLDITTAWQFRLKLQECISRISPHVIVNLGQVNFIDSSGLTSLVAGMRDADKVKGSFRLCNVHPEARLVFEVTMMDSVFEIFETEAEALEGVPRGIAS from the coding sequence ATGGAGCAGACCATACACACAACCCAGGATGGCAAAACGGTCATTGTGCTAACTCCCACTGGGCGGTTAGATATCACAACTGCCTGGCAGTTTCGCCTGAAATTACAGGAATGCATTTCGCGGATCAGCCCCCACGTCATTGTCAACCTGGGTCAGGTTAATTTTATTGACAGTTCAGGGTTGACCTCGCTCGTTGCTGGAATGCGTGATGCGGATAAGGTCAAAGGCAGTTTTCGTCTTTGTAACGTACACCCCGAAGCCAGGCTGGTTTTTGAGGTGACGATGATGGATTCTGTGTTTGAGATTTTTGAAACAGAAGCAGAAGCTCTTGAGGGTGTTCCCAGAGGAATCGCTAGCTAG